Proteins from one Candidatus Omnitrophota bacterium genomic window:
- a CDS encoding LptF/LptG family permease, protein MRILDRYILKSCLGIFFGCLFIFLFLYVIIDIFANLDQILKQKVAIEMLLQYYLSYLPIIFVQVSPIACLLSTLYTFAKLNRGNEIIAMRSAGLSIFQITKTVLLFGALISLFVFLANDKIVPPAMATNQRIKDQMDNNTKKQNEKKNEIITNLSMYGLKNRLFFVNKFTVATNTMEGITILEHDEHQNITKKVVANKGIYKDNHWLFYQSITYNFDISGQVLQEPEYYDEEIMTIPESPADFINQRQRVDFMTIAQIENYIWRLSKSGATTVIRNLKIDLYQRYTSPFTSLIIMLLGIPFALMMKKRATGVSSLGFSIMVGFLYYVINAVSIAFGKGGILMPILSASLSHIIAIIFSLYLIFKLP, encoded by the coding sequence ATGCGCATCTTAGACCGCTATATTTTAAAATCTTGCCTCGGCATTTTCTTCGGCTGCCTTTTCATTTTCTTATTTCTTTATGTAATCATTGATATCTTCGCTAATCTTGACCAGATTTTAAAACAGAAGGTTGCAATCGAAATGCTTTTGCAATACTATCTGTCGTATCTGCCGATAATTTTCGTCCAAGTCTCTCCTATAGCTTGCCTTTTGAGCACACTTTATACTTTCGCGAAACTCAACCGAGGGAATGAAATTATCGCAATGCGTTCAGCGGGATTAAGCATTTTCCAGATAACAAAAACAGTGCTCTTATTTGGTGCACTAATCAGCCTCTTTGTTTTTCTTGCAAATGACAAGATTGTCCCCCCTGCCATGGCAACTAACCAAAGAATCAAAGATCAGATGGACAACAACACAAAGAAACAAAATGAAAAAAAGAACGAAATTATCACCAACCTTTCTATGTATGGGCTAAAAAACCGCTTATTTTTTGTAAATAAATTTACCGTGGCGACTAATACCATGGAAGGCATTACCATCTTAGAGCATGACGAACATCAGAATATTACAAAAAAGGTTGTCGCAAACAAAGGAATATACAAAGATAACCACTGGCTATTTTATCAAAGCATTACCTACAACTTTGACATAAGCGGGCAGGTATTACAAGAGCCGGAATATTATGATGAAGAAATAATGACTATCCCTGAATCTCCTGCTGACTTCATCAATCAAAGGCAGCGCGTAGACTTTATGACAATTGCACAGATTGAAAATTACATATGGAGATTATCCAAAAGCGGGGCAACTACGGTTATCAGAAACCTTAAAATAGACCTTTATCAAAGATACACTTCGCCATTTACCAGCCTGATTATCATGCTTCTGGGTATTCCTTTTGCTCTAATGATGAAAAAACGCGCAACCGGAGTTTCTTCTCTTGGTTTTTCAATTATGGTAGGATTTCTTTATTACGTTATTAATGCGGTAAGCATTGCCTTTGGCAAAGGCGGGATATTAATGCCGATACTATCTGCTTCTCTAAGCCATATTATCGCGATAATATTTAGCCTCTATTTAATCTTTAAACTTCCTTAA
- the alr gene encoding alanine racemase has protein sequence MDKINFIGYRPTWAEVNLGNILHNFKEIKGRVAPNTKIMVTVKADAYGHGLIPVSQKLVSAGVDFLGVASIDEGIKLRESGINLPILILGLILKEDIDPVFEYKLTPSVCDEELAVSLNNFAKSRSEHLNLHVKVDTGMGRIGVLHQEADALIKKISKLRFVNIEGVFTHFPFADLNKDFTLYQIKLFEKLIQKLNKLGIKINLFHAANSMGLIDYNHSHLNMVRPGLVIYGLSPKEGLEVNLKPVLSLKTRVIYVKKVPKGYGISYGHDYITKKPTQIVTIPIGYGDGYPRNLSNQAPVLIKGKRFKISGKICMDQIMVDVGDLKVNVGDEVVLIGSQGKNKILTEELARISGTIPYEIVCGFGARIPRVYSFKEV, from the coding sequence ATGGACAAAATTAATTTTATCGGTTATCGACCGACATGGGCAGAGGTTAATTTAGGCAACATCCTGCATAATTTTAAAGAGATTAAGGGCAGGGTTGCTCCTAATACGAAGATTATGGTGACCGTGAAAGCCGATGCTTATGGGCATGGATTAATTCCTGTATCTCAAAAGCTTGTATCTGCGGGAGTAGATTTCTTGGGTGTTGCCTCAATTGACGAGGGGATAAAACTAAGGGAGTCTGGGATAAATCTGCCCATTTTAATTTTAGGCTTGATTTTGAAGGAAGATATAGATCCTGTTTTTGAATATAAACTTACTCCTTCAGTCTGTGATGAGGAACTTGCAGTTTCATTAAATAATTTCGCCAAGTCGCGCTCAGAACATCTTAATTTACATGTAAAAGTTGATACCGGAATGGGCAGGATTGGAGTTTTACATCAAGAAGCAGATGCGCTTATTAAAAAAATATCAAAGTTAAGGTTTGTGAATATTGAAGGAGTTTTTACGCATTTTCCTTTTGCTGATTTAAATAAAGATTTTACTTTATACCAAATCAAATTGTTTGAGAAATTGATCCAGAAGCTAAATAAATTGGGTATTAAGATTAATTTATTCCATGCTGCAAATAGTATGGGCCTTATTGATTATAACCATAGCCACCTTAATATGGTCAGGCCCGGGCTTGTAATCTATGGGTTGTCTCCTAAAGAAGGCTTAGAGGTTAATCTTAAGCCGGTATTAAGCCTTAAGACAAGGGTAATCTATGTAAAAAAAGTCCCAAAAGGATATGGCATTAGCTATGGCCATGATTATATTACAAAAAAACCTACTCAAATCGTAACCATTCCTATCGGCTACGGAGATGGATATCCCCGGAATTTATCAAACCAGGCTCCGGTTTTGATTAAGGGTAAGCGTTTTAAAATTAGCGGAAAGATTTGTATGGATCAGATAATGGTTGATGTCGGGGATTTAAAGGTTAATGTAGGGGATGAAGTTGTACTTATCGGTTCGCAAGGAAAGAATAAGATTCTAACAGAAGAGCTTGCGCGCATTTCCGGGACTATTCCTTATGAAATTGTTTGTGGGTTTGGAGCAAGGATACCGAGAGTATATTCGTTTAAGGAAGTTTAA
- the tsaB gene encoding tRNA (adenosine(37)-N6)-threonylcarbamoyltransferase complex dimerization subunit type 1 TsaB, translating to MKILAVDTSTSYLCIGVYDNLKVYEYTFEVGRQLSAVITVSIKRVLDALGLKVEDIDYFACGLGPGSFTGMRVGLAALKGLSWSVKKPMVGVPSLDILAKNCLKESLSIVPIIDAKRSLIYTSVFRKNKAGLVKTKPYLLLNEDELFKLIKPRSIVLGDAVNLYKDKLIAQVKGVVILDKEYWYPKPRNIIELALERIKNKKLDNCFELSPIYLYPKECQVRRK from the coding sequence ATGAAAATATTAGCAGTTGATACTAGCACAAGTTATTTGTGCATCGGAGTGTATGATAATTTAAAAGTTTATGAATATACTTTTGAAGTTGGCCGTCAGCTTTCTGCAGTAATTACTGTCAGCATAAAAAGAGTTTTGGATGCTTTAGGGCTAAAAGTTGAAGATATAGATTATTTTGCCTGCGGGCTTGGCCCGGGGTCTTTCACGGGAATGCGTGTCGGCCTTGCGGCATTAAAGGGTTTAAGTTGGTCAGTAAAAAAGCCGATGGTTGGCGTGCCTTCTTTGGATATCTTAGCGAAAAATTGTTTGAAGGAGAGCTTAAGCATTGTCCCGATTATTGATGCCAAAAGAAGCCTTATCTATACTAGTGTTTTTAGAAAGAATAAGGCAGGTCTGGTTAAAACAAAACCATACTTACTTCTAAACGAAGATGAACTATTTAAATTGATTAAGCCAAGGAGTATAGTTCTGGGGGATGCAGTTAATTTATATAAAGACAAGCTGATTGCTCAAGTAAAAGGAGTTGTTATTTTAGATAAAGAGTACTGGTATCCTAAGCCGCGTAATATAATTGAACTTGCCTTGGAGAGGATTAAGAATAAGAAGCTCGATAATTGTTTTGAGCTTTCACCAATTTATCTTTACCCGAAAGAATGCCAGGTAAGGCGAAAGTAA
- the tsaE gene encoding tRNA (adenosine(37)-N6)-threonylcarbamoyltransferase complex ATPase subunit type 1 TsaE, with product MKIVSNSVVNTLNIGKKIAKILKPSDIICLFGDLGAGKTVLTKGIAKGLGISQEKVISPTFVLMRMHMGKSLPLYHFDLYRLSEVGDILGLGYEEYFYGQGIAIIEWADRLNFLMPKEFLKIELSLLGGTKRTIKFSAFGNRYKELLKDIHENISS from the coding sequence ATGAAAATTGTATCTAATTCCGTAGTAAATACATTAAATATCGGTAAAAAAATCGCAAAAATCCTGAAACCTTCTGATATAATTTGTTTGTTCGGGGATTTAGGCGCTGGTAAGACTGTTTTGACAAAAGGTATTGCTAAAGGCTTAGGGATTTCTCAGGAAAAAGTAATCAGCCCTACATTTGTGCTTATGCGGATGCATATGGGAAAATCTTTGCCACTGTATCATTTTGACCTTTATAGATTAAGTGAGGTAGGGGATATCTTGGGTTTAGGTTACGAAGAATATTTTTACGGGCAGGGAATTGCGATAATAGAATGGGCGGATAGGCTGAATTTTTTAATGCCTAAGGAATTCTTAAAGATTGAATTGTCTCTTTTGGGGGGAACCAAAAGAACAATAAAATTCAGCGCATTCGGGAATCGTTACAAGGAGCTATTAAAGGATATCCATGAAAATATTAGCAGTTGA
- the thiL gene encoding thiamine-phosphate kinase, producing the protein MLLKNIGEFGLIERFKKQIKIDSSVVAGSGDDCAVLKLDKNNFQLFTCDMIVENEDFTFKDKLELIGRKALAISISDVAACGGIPNHCVVSMGLPKYLSVEKIDRIAKGMFDLARQFRINIVGGDISKAPKLILDVSMLGSVAKQHLVLRNGAKKGDIIFVTGALGGSIRGKHLKFSPRLKESRFLVQNFKVNAMIDISDGLAQDLRHILEQSQVGAVIYECLIPKDRNAKNLEEALFMGEDFELLFTLSKKEAEKLLSKKLKIYKPIGEIVDKSGGLKIVNLKNIVKDIDLKGFSHF; encoded by the coding sequence ATGTTATTAAAGAATATTGGAGAATTCGGTTTGATTGAGCGGTTTAAGAAACAAATCAAAATAGATTCTTCTGTTGTGGCAGGAAGCGGAGATGATTGCGCGGTATTAAAACTTGATAAAAATAATTTCCAGCTTTTTACCTGCGATATGATAGTTGAAAATGAGGATTTTACTTTTAAGGATAAATTAGAGCTAATTGGCAGGAAGGCTTTGGCAATTTCAATTAGTGATGTTGCCGCCTGCGGGGGGATTCCTAACCATTGTGTTGTATCAATGGGCTTGCCTAAATATTTAAGTGTAGAAAAGATAGATAGGATTGCTAAGGGGATGTTTGATTTGGCAAGGCAGTTTCGTATAAATATCGTAGGGGGGGATATCAGCAAAGCTCCTAAGTTGATTTTAGATGTAAGTATGCTGGGTAGTGTTGCCAAACAGCATTTGGTATTAAGAAATGGCGCAAAAAAAGGCGACATTATATTTGTTACCGGAGCTCTTGGCGGTTCAATCCGCGGAAAGCATCTTAAGTTCTCTCCAAGGCTAAAAGAATCCAGGTTTTTGGTCCAGAATTTTAAAGTTAATGCAATGATTGATATCTCTGATGGACTGGCGCAGGATTTGCGGCACATTTTAGAACAAAGTCAGGTCGGGGCAGTTATTTATGAATGTTTGATTCCCAAAGATAGAAATGCGAAAAATTTAGAAGAGGCGCTTTTTATGGGAGAGGATTTTGAACTACTTTTTACTCTATCTAAAAAAGAAGCAGAGAAGTTGTTAAGTAAGAAGCTAAAGATTTATAAACCAATCGGAGAAATTGTTGATAAATCCGGAGGTTTAAAAATAGTAAATCTTAAGAATATAGTAAAAGATATTGATCTAAAGGGGTTTAGCCATTTCTAA
- the mtnA gene encoding S-methyl-5-thioribose-1-phosphate isomerase — protein MSLKTIEWSKNSIKIIDQTKLPGKLEYCYIRDLKQLWEAIKLLKVRGAPALGGAAGLGVYLGVKDLKSQDFEQFSKRLKDIIIYVGSSRPTAKNLFWGLDRMYKIALINKDKPISEIKDILFNEAQNIIQEDMLSCRNIGSFGAKLIKDGDNVLTVCNAGILATIDYGTALGVIYSAKKEGKRFKVFACETRPLLQGARLTTWELKRNGIDVTLICDNMAASLMGQGKINKVITGADRIAANGDSANKIGTYSLAVLSKFHNIPFYIAAPKSTFDLSINSGKQIPIEQRDAKEITSLFFKQPIACAGVKVYNPAFDVTPAKLISAIITDHGVIKHPNKVNIKKILG, from the coding sequence ATGAGCTTAAAGACTATTGAGTGGAGTAAAAATAGCATTAAAATTATTGATCAAACAAAACTACCGGGTAAATTAGAGTATTGTTATATTAGGGATTTAAAGCAGCTTTGGGAGGCGATAAAGTTGCTTAAGGTACGTGGTGCTCCTGCATTAGGCGGGGCTGCCGGTTTAGGGGTTTATCTAGGTGTTAAAGATCTGAAATCGCAGGATTTTGAGCAATTTTCAAAGAGATTAAAAGATATAATTATTTATGTCGGGTCATCAAGACCAACAGCAAAGAATCTTTTTTGGGGTTTGGATAGGATGTATAAAATCGCCTTGATAAATAAAGATAAGCCAATTAGCGAAATAAAAGATATCCTTTTTAATGAGGCACAGAATATCATACAGGAAGATATGCTTTCTTGCCGGAATATCGGTTCTTTTGGCGCGAAATTAATTAAAGATGGGGATAATGTTTTGACTGTTTGCAACGCTGGAATCCTTGCAACCATTGATTATGGCACTGCGCTTGGAGTAATCTATAGTGCTAAAAAAGAAGGAAAAAGGTTTAAGGTGTTTGCTTGTGAAACAAGGCCTCTTTTGCAGGGAGCTCGGCTTACGACATGGGAATTAAAGAGAAACGGTATTGATGTGACGCTTATTTGTGATAATATGGCAGCTTCATTAATGGGGCAGGGAAAAATTAACAAAGTAATTACCGGAGCAGACAGGATCGCTGCTAATGGGGATTCGGCCAATAAAATCGGAACATATAGCTTAGCTGTTTTAAGCAAGTTCCATAATATCCCTTTTTATATCGCGGCTCCAAAATCAACTTTTGACTTAAGTATTAATTCCGGAAAGCAAATTCCAATTGAGCAAAGAGATGCTAAGGAGATTACCAGTTTGTTTTTTAAGCAGCCGATTGCCTGCGCAGGAGTAAAGGTTTATAATCCGGCTTTTGATGTGACTCCAGCTAAATTAATCAGCGCAATTATTACTGACCATGGGGTTATCAAGCATCCTAACAAGGTTAATATTAAGAAAATACTAGGATAA
- a CDS encoding tetratricopeptide repeat protein gives MGKNCDLISMRAKLDYAITYGSKAKALQVARQGLKKAKSKQFDGEREYFKGQLQLLKGNFASAIEHFDAAIKVNPKDGGSYNDRALCMVELGIIDDAFVYFDKGIEVEPDYATIYHNKGWLLNNIGKCSQAIECFKKALSLESGRAVTYDNLADALYNLGDYDGSLKAYRKVLELLKPGLCRSIRKQIKERISLIEKELKDG, from the coding sequence ATGGGTAAAAATTGTGATTTAATTTCAATGAGGGCAAAGCTTGATTACGCCATCACTTATGGAAGCAAGGCTAAGGCATTGCAGGTTGCACGGCAGGGCCTTAAGAAAGCCAAGAGCAAGCAGTTTGATGGAGAGAGGGAATATTTTAAAGGGCAGTTACAACTTTTGAAAGGAAATTTTGCTTCGGCAATCGAGCATTTTGATGCGGCAATCAAGGTCAACCCCAAAGACGGCGGCTCATACAATGATAGAGCTCTTTGTATGGTGGAGCTTGGGATAATTGATGATGCATTTGTATATTTTGACAAGGGTATTGAGGTAGAGCCGGATTATGCTACTATATATCATAATAAGGGTTGGCTTTTAAATAACATCGGGAAATGCAGCCAGGCAATAGAATGTTTTAAGAAAGCATTATCTCTTGAGTCGGGCAGGGCGGTTACTTATGATAATCTGGCAGATGCATTATATAATCTTGGCGATTACGATGGTTCTCTTAAGGCCTATAGAAAAGTTTTGGAATTGCTTAAACCCGGTTTATGCCGGAGTATTAGAAAGCAGATAAAGGAAAGAATCAGCCTTATTGAAAAAGAATTAAAGGATGGTTAA
- a CDS encoding DUF362 domain-containing protein, producing MNAKVAVAKCDSYESILVQQAVRQSVDLIGGISSIVKRGSRVLIKPNLLMAKNPEAGITTHPEVIRAVIKLLKENNCRVMLGDSPSVWDRYSEKVDWVYEVTGVKKVCAEEDVELVKFDRRRWRRNKFPLAAILDECDCLVNVPKFKTHGLTILTGAIKNNFGLVAGSYKTELHKKYFRMEDLSRVIVDIFEEVTPCLNIVDGIMAMEGDGPGTSGKLRKIGLLFAGTDGVAVDSVLAKVMGIAPTDCLTTKEASRRGLGVSDLDSISILGENLDNIIGKPFKIPSTSLLRRHIPEPVINLARRLIKFYPCVEYDNCVKCASCIKACPQKAISIKNGKVVIDHSGCIACFCCQEVCPEKAIKIKKSIFAKIIGL from the coding sequence ATGAATGCTAAAGTAGCAGTAGCGAAATGTGATAGCTATGAATCGATTCTAGTGCAGCAGGCAGTCCGTCAATCGGTTGATTTGATTGGGGGAATCTCTAGTATAGTTAAGCGAGGCAGCAGAGTTTTAATTAAGCCAAACCTGTTAATGGCTAAAAATCCAGAGGCAGGGATTACGACTCATCCTGAAGTAATAAGGGCGGTTATTAAGCTTTTAAAAGAAAATAATTGCAGAGTTATGTTAGGGGACAGCCCAAGTGTTTGGGATAGGTATTCTGAGAAGGTTGATTGGGTCTATGAAGTAACAGGGGTAAAAAAAGTCTGCGCGGAAGAAGATGTGGAATTAGTAAAATTTGATAGAAGGCGCTGGAGGCGGAATAAGTTTCCTCTTGCGGCGATACTTGATGAATGTGATTGTTTGGTTAATGTCCCAAAGTTCAAAACGCATGGCCTGACAATTCTAACCGGGGCTATTAAGAACAATTTTGGTTTGGTTGCAGGAAGCTACAAGACAGAATTACATAAAAAATATTTTAGAATGGAAGATTTATCGCGAGTTATCGTAGATATTTTTGAAGAAGTAACCCCGTGTTTAAATATTGTTGATGGGATTATGGCTATGGAAGGGGATGGCCCGGGAACAAGCGGGAAATTGCGTAAGATAGGTTTATTATTCGCAGGAACTGATGGAGTAGCAGTAGACAGTGTTTTAGCCAAGGTAATGGGGATAGCTCCTACGGATTGCTTGACTACCAAAGAAGCTTCCCGCAGGGGGTTAGGAGTTTCGGATTTAGATTCTATTTCTATCCTTGGTGAAAATCTTGATAATATTATCGGTAAGCCTTTTAAAATTCCTTCAACTTCTTTGTTAAGAAGGCATATCCCCGAGCCGGTTATTAATCTAGCAAGAAGGCTTATTAAATTTTATCCTTGTGTTGAATATGATAATTGTGTTAAATGCGCCTCTTGCATTAAAGCCTGCCCGCAAAAGGCAATATCCATTAAAAATGGAAAGGTTGTGATTGATCATTCGGGTTGCATTGCTTGTTTTTGCTGCCAGGAAGTCTGTCCTGAAAAGGCAATTAAAATAAAGAAAAGTATTTTTGCTAAAATAATCGGCTTATAA
- a CDS encoding TatD family hydrolase: protein MLVDTHCHLDFPEFEQDRAEVISRAKNSGISYIINIGSSLKSSVASVKLAKEYDFIYAAVGIHPHEADSFNKNEEEAIRELAGNKKVVAIGEIGLDYFKNFSKPENQPPMFKSMIAIAKESNKPLIIHSREAAEDSIRILKEAMPVRAVLHCFSGNEDFLKACLDLGFYISYTCNITYKKAQNLRDMIKITPLDRLLLETDAPYLSPEGFRGKRNEPMQVRILAEEVARIKAVSVETIAKLTTDNAVNFFGLK from the coding sequence ATGCTTGTTGATACTCATTGCCATTTAGATTTCCCGGAGTTTGAGCAAGATAGGGCTGAAGTTATCAGCCGCGCAAAAAACTCGGGGATTAGTTATATCATAAATATAGGCTCGAGCCTTAAGTCTTCAGTTGCCTCCGTAAAGTTAGCAAAAGAATACGATTTTATTTATGCCGCTGTAGGAATCCACCCTCATGAAGCAGATTCTTTTAATAAAAATGAAGAAGAAGCAATAAGAGAATTGGCAGGTAATAAAAAAGTTGTCGCAATCGGAGAGATTGGCTTAGATTATTTCAAGAATTTCTCTAAGCCGGAAAATCAGCCTCCAATGTTTAAGTCAATGATAGCCATAGCAAAAGAATCTAATAAGCCGCTTATTATCCATAGCCGAGAAGCAGCGGAGGATAGCATTCGGATATTAAAAGAGGCGATGCCTGTAAGGGCGGTGTTACATTGTTTTTCCGGAAACGAAGATTTTTTAAAAGCTTGCCTAGATTTAGGCTTTTATATTTCGTATACTTGCAACATTACCTATAAGAAAGCGCAAAACTTAAGAGATATGATTAAAATTACGCCGCTTGACAGGTTATTATTAGAAACAGATGCGCCTTATTTATCTCCGGAAGGCTTTCGCGGGAAACGCAATGAGCCGATGCAGGTAAGAATTCTTGCTGAAGAAGTGGCAAGAATTAAAGCAGTTTCGGTTGAAACAATAGCTAAATTAACCACGGATAATGCAGTTAACTTTTTTGGATTGAAATGA
- the metG gene encoding methionine--tRNA ligase, which produces MANKFYITTPIYYVNAAPHIGHSYTTIAADTISRYKRKQLGKENVWFLTGTDEHGQKIQKAADEAKLTPQEFVDKVVLQFKGLWNKLEITPNDFIRTTEERHIKTVQRVLEILHNKEAGGQKLIYSSKYEGWYCTPCETFWPETQITEQLCPDCKRKVEKISETNYFFRLSIYQDWLVKYIEDNVNFVSPQSRREEVLSFLRHNKLNDLCISRPKERLNWGIPLPFSPEHVTYVWFDALINYISAVGNFNEKGKYQSKWWQDDVEIVHLIGKDILRHHAIYWPILLHALGVRMPDKIFAHGWWLIDDTKMSKSRGNAINPIEMVDRYGIDTYRYFLLRDVPFGLDGNFSEQAIVKRFNGDLANDLGNLVYRTLTMIEKYYQGEVPEKGKLDEQGMVIEKLIKELPEKLAIPTEVLNFSLSLEYIWDLISLPNKYVEETKPWNLAKENKTKELKSFIRVLVDAIREVADELYPFMPKTSESIKEQLGTDRIKKGNPLFPRIDTKTKA; this is translated from the coding sequence ATGGCAAATAAGTTTTATATAACGACTCCGATATACTATGTTAATGCTGCCCCGCATATCGGGCATTCTTATACCACGATTGCCGCGGATACTATTTCGCGTTATAAGCGTAAGCAATTAGGCAAAGAGAATGTCTGGTTTTTAACCGGCACAGATGAGCATGGCCAGAAAATCCAGAAAGCGGCAGATGAAGCAAAATTAACTCCGCAGGAATTTGTGGATAAGGTTGTTTTGCAATTTAAAGGGCTCTGGAATAAATTAGAGATTACCCCTAATGATTTTATCCGTACTACCGAAGAAAGGCATATAAAAACAGTCCAGAGAGTGCTGGAAATTCTTCATAACAAGGAAGCCGGCGGGCAGAAATTAATTTATTCGTCTAAATATGAAGGTTGGTATTGCACTCCCTGTGAAACTTTCTGGCCGGAAACTCAGATTACAGAGCAGCTTTGCCCGGATTGTAAGCGTAAGGTTGAGAAGATCAGTGAAACAAATTATTTCTTCAGATTATCCATCTATCAGGATTGGCTGGTTAAATACATTGAAGATAATGTAAATTTTGTTTCTCCTCAATCAAGAAGAGAAGAGGTTTTAAGTTTTTTGCGCCATAACAAATTAAATGATCTTTGTATCTCAAGGCCAAAAGAACGCCTTAATTGGGGGATACCTTTACCGTTTAGCCCCGAGCACGTTACTTATGTTTGGTTTGATGCTTTAATCAACTATATTAGTGCTGTGGGTAATTTTAATGAGAAAGGGAAATATCAATCAAAGTGGTGGCAGGATGATGTTGAGATTGTGCATCTTATCGGAAAGGACATTTTAAGGCACCATGCGATTTATTGGCCGATTTTATTGCATGCTTTGGGTGTAAGGATGCCTGATAAAATATTCGCCCATGGCTGGTGGCTTATAGATGATACTAAGATGTCTAAATCCCGTGGAAACGCAATTAATCCGATTGAGATGGTAGATCGATATGGGATAGATACGTATAGATATTTTCTATTGCGTGATGTCCCATTTGGCTTAGACGGGAATTTTTCTGAGCAGGCAATTGTTAAAAGGTTTAATGGAGACCTTGCCAATGATTTAGGAAATTTGGTCTATAGGACTCTTACAATGATTGAGAAATATTATCAAGGAGAAGTCCCTGAAAAGGGTAAATTAGATGAGCAAGGAATGGTAATTGAAAAATTAATAAAAGAGCTGCCGGAAAAGCTAGCAATTCCAACTGAAGTATTAAATTTCAGTTTGAGCCTTGAATATATCTGGGATCTAATCAGCCTGCCAAATAAGTATGTTGAGGAAACAAAGCCTTGGAACTTAGCTAAAGAAAATAAAACCAAAGAATTAAAATCTTTTATCAGAGTTTTAGTGGATGCGATTAGAGAAGTGGCAGATGAGCTTTATCCTTTTATGCCAAAAACATCCGAGTCAATTAAAGAGCAGTTAGGAACGGATAGAATTAAAAAAGGCAATCCTTTATTTCCCCGCATTGACACAAAAACTAAAGCTTAA
- a CDS encoding stage 0 sporulation family protein, translating into MEGMIHVRLRDAGQVQFYNPNGIVLKEGDYVIIEHDRGVDYGQVVSPNEAVEEDASKEPIKKIIRLAKEGDIKQIEENRVKAKEAFNSCLKKIDEHKLDMKLVQAEYSFDRTKIVFYFTANGRVDFRNLVKDLAKIFKARIELRQIGVRDEARIIGGFGSCGRELCCAKFLKDFQPVTIKMAKEEGLPLNQTKISGLCGRLMCCLSFEYETYKMLSKGLPREGEHINTIKGKGKVISVNVFKRSATVQLEDGILFEVSFKEKEHGK; encoded by the coding sequence ATGGAAGGCATGATACATGTAAGATTAAGAGACGCGGGCCAAGTCCAGTTTTATAACCCAAACGGAATTGTTTTAAAAGAAGGGGATTACGTTATTATTGAACATGACCGTGGCGTTGATTATGGCCAAGTTGTTTCTCCTAATGAGGCAGTTGAAGAAGATGCTTCAAAAGAGCCAATTAAGAAAATAATCAGGCTTGCAAAAGAAGGCGATATAAAGCAAATCGAAGAAAACCGTGTTAAGGCAAAAGAGGCATTTAACAGCTGTTTAAAGAAGATTGATGAACATAAATTAGATATGAAGCTTGTTCAGGCAGAATATTCTTTTGACCGCACAAAAATAGTTTTTTATTTTACGGCAAATGGTAGAGTTGATTTTAGGAATCTAGTTAAAGATTTGGCTAAAATCTTTAAAGCGCGGATTGAGCTAAGGCAGATTGGCGTTAGAGATGAAGCAAGGATAATCGGAGGTTTTGGTTCTTGCGGAAGAGAACTGTGTTGTGCAAAGTTCTTAAAAGATTTTCAGCCGGTAACAATTAAAATGGCAAAAGAGGAAGGCTTGCCTTTAAACCAGACTAAGATTTCCGGGCTCTGTGGCAGGCTGATGTGCTGTCTTTCGTTTGAATACGAAACTTATAAAATGCTATCTAAAGGTTTGCCTCGAGAGGGAGAGCACATTAATACTATTAAGGGAAAAGGAAAAGTGATAAGTGTGAATGTTTTTAAAAGATCTGCCACAGTCCAGCTTGAAGACGGGATCCTTTTTGAGGTGAGTTTTAAGGAAAAAGAACATGGCAAATAA